In a genomic window of Sulfuriferula nivalis:
- the ampE gene encoding regulatory signaling modulator protein AmpE, which translates to MTAILAAILLEHFRPLQSSWTRWLTRPLQTLAHLLNAGTHQHGVIAWLVAVLPLLTITSLIFFTLTSISAWLGWLWQIAVLYSCIRFKSVTTPASTIAQALNHNDLPKAQTQYSVNHHEIPETTHGLARVTIECLFSDALHYLFGILFWFILLAPLGPVGALLYRLSHHLAHTWQPNQMGEFAQFSQRVSQVLDALPARLTALTFAIAGDFEDAVYCWRSQAADWANHGIGIVLASAAGAMEIKLGGKIQHQQGETWRPELGLGKPPEATDINSAISLVWRALTIWLLLLFFFALAKLAH; encoded by the coding sequence ATGACTGCAATCCTCGCCGCGATTTTACTTGAACACTTTCGCCCCTTGCAGTCATCCTGGACACGCTGGCTGACACGCCCGCTCCAGACGCTGGCACATCTCCTCAACGCGGGCACCCACCAGCATGGTGTGATTGCCTGGTTAGTTGCTGTATTACCGTTATTAACCATCACCAGCCTGATATTTTTCACATTGACCTCCATCAGTGCCTGGCTGGGCTGGCTCTGGCAAATTGCCGTACTTTACAGCTGCATACGCTTCAAATCGGTCACGACACCAGCATCCACTATTGCTCAGGCACTTAATCACAACGACCTCCCAAAAGCGCAAACGCAATACTCAGTTAACCATCATGAGATACCCGAGACGACTCACGGACTTGCCCGCGTGACCATAGAATGCTTATTCAGTGATGCATTGCACTATTTATTTGGCATATTGTTCTGGTTTATTCTGCTGGCGCCACTGGGACCTGTAGGCGCACTGTTATATCGCCTTAGCCATCATCTTGCACACACCTGGCAACCCAACCAAATGGGTGAATTCGCGCAATTCTCTCAACGTGTCAGCCAGGTATTAGATGCCCTGCCCGCTCGCCTGACAGCGCTTACCTTTGCCATTGCAGGCGATTTTGAAGATGCAGTTTATTGCTGGCGCAGCCAGGCTGCAGACTGGGCTAATCACGGCATAGGCATTGTGCTCGCCAGTGCGGCCGGCGCCATGGAAATTAAGCTCGGCGGCAAAATACAGCACCAGCAGGGTGAAACCTGGCGCCCCGAATTAGGTCTGGGCAAGCCTCCCGAAGCAACAGATATCAATAGCGCTATCAGTCTTGTCTGGCGGGCACTGACCATATGGCTGTTACTGCTGTTTTTCTTTGCACTAGCCAAACTGGCACACTGA
- a CDS encoding MBL fold metallo-hydrolase, with protein sequence MMYKLILVLLLMWVSFAQAEDYAAVSVHMTPIKVGKHSYYVQGMAGAASSENQGYMSNAGFVVTPAGVVVFDTLGTPSLAAELVRQIHKITPLPIKYVIISHYHADHYYGLQVFKALGAESWAHKNGQGAIDTDAAAERLAQRRVTLFPWVDEQTKLLPADKWLDGDTDFKLGGVHFKLRYVGPAHSAEDMAMLVQEDGVLYTGDVVFRGRIPFVGDADSKLWLGSLNKLIVLKPRVMIPGHGTASLKSSRDLKFTREYLEYLRKTMGQAVADLVPFDEAYAKTDWKKYASMPAFVQANRANAYNTYLLMEKESLNQ encoded by the coding sequence ATGATGTATAAATTGATCTTGGTTTTATTGCTTATGTGGGTGAGTTTTGCGCAGGCTGAGGATTACGCTGCAGTGAGTGTGCACATGACCCCCATCAAAGTTGGCAAGCACAGTTATTATGTTCAGGGCATGGCTGGCGCCGCGTCGTCAGAGAATCAAGGTTATATGTCAAATGCTGGATTTGTGGTGACGCCAGCCGGTGTAGTGGTATTTGATACGCTGGGTACACCTTCATTGGCAGCAGAACTGGTCAGACAAATTCATAAAATAACGCCGTTGCCGATTAAGTACGTCATTATCAGTCATTATCATGCCGACCATTATTACGGTTTACAGGTATTTAAGGCCTTGGGTGCTGAAAGTTGGGCACACAAGAATGGTCAGGGTGCGATAGATACCGATGCGGCGGCTGAACGTTTGGCACAGCGTCGTGTGACTTTATTCCCTTGGGTTGATGAGCAAACCAAGCTGTTGCCTGCTGATAAATGGCTAGACGGTGATACGGATTTTAAACTGGGAGGCGTGCATTTCAAATTGCGTTATGTTGGTCCTGCGCATAGTGCGGAGGATATGGCAATGCTGGTGCAGGAAGATGGCGTGTTGTATACGGGTGATGTCGTGTTCCGTGGGCGCATTCCGTTTGTGGGGGACGCGGATAGTAAATTATGGTTAGGTTCATTGAATAAGCTTATTGTTCTTAAACCCAGAGTAATGATACCTGGACATGGTACTGCATCGCTTAAATCTTCCCGTGATTTGAAATTTACGCGTGAATATCTGGAATATTTACGTAAAACAATGGGGCAGGCAGTAGCGGATTTAGTGCCGTTCGACGAGGCTTATGCTAAAACGGACTGGAAAAAATATGCCAGCATGCCAGCATTTGTGCAGGCGAATCGGGCAAATGCTTACAACACTTATTTGCTCATGGAAAAAGAGTCCTTAAACCAATGA
- a CDS encoding cytochrome b/b6 domain-containing protein, translating into MNTTNQKIKVWDLPTRLFHWSLVLCFAVSWGSVELFDDAMQIHFYAGYTLLTLLIFRVLWGFVGGSTARFSHFWSGVHATKAYARTLLKPRPNDNIGHNPVGGWAVIIMLTLLAAQMITGLFSNNDLLDSGPLAHYISGDLSDTISGIHGTIFNFLITIVGLHIAAVFFYRFYKHSNLIIAMITGYKTLPNTLNTSGLYFVSNFRAILVLAIAAACVAALVIYS; encoded by the coding sequence ATGAATACGACCAATCAAAAAATCAAAGTCTGGGATTTGCCCACGCGTTTATTTCACTGGAGTCTGGTACTCTGCTTTGCCGTCTCATGGGGAAGTGTCGAACTTTTTGACGACGCCATGCAAATCCATTTTTACGCGGGTTATACCCTGCTCACACTGCTCATATTCCGTGTACTTTGGGGATTCGTTGGTGGCAGCACAGCACGATTCAGCCATTTCTGGTCCGGAGTACACGCCACTAAAGCTTATGCACGTACATTACTCAAGCCCCGTCCCAATGACAATATAGGCCATAATCCAGTCGGTGGCTGGGCGGTTATTATCATGCTCACATTACTGGCAGCACAGATGATCACCGGACTGTTTTCCAATAATGATTTACTGGATAGTGGCCCACTCGCGCACTACATCAGCGGGGACTTGAGCGATACGATCAGCGGCATTCATGGCACCATATTTAATTTCCTGATCACTATTGTCGGCCTGCATATTGCAGCTGTATTTTTCTATCGTTTCTACAAACACAGCAACCTGATTATCGCCATGATCACAGGTTACAAAACCTTACCCAACACCCTCAACACCAGCGGCCTGTATTTCGTCAGCAATTTCCGCGCCATACTGGTGTTAGCCATTGCCGCAGCCTGTGTTGCCGCGCTGGTCATTTACAGCTAA
- a CDS encoding DUF3857 domain-containing transglutaminase family protein produces MKARLLSLIILLSTAVHAYADDAPDIQTRYTHDYVDYQLNADGSHIETHDWAMKILKENAVADAKSTSITYSTSIQKTDVISAYTIKADGRRIDAPKSNYQLETNSGKDHDAPVFSDLATLTVVFPDVATGDTVGLVYKITQTEAMFPGQFSEMAYYPKNIAYDDIRIRLDYPTSLNLNYEARQMQTVENSEAAGRKTLVWTYQNKSPILSKRRDYSVYDVEQDPGYSISTFKTYAEIAHAYGIRALPKAAVTERIQKLADELTKNQKTPSDQARTLYEWVATHISYAGNCIGVGAVVPHDTGFILDNRMGDCKDHATLLQALLAAKGIASTQALINSGSTYNLPKIPVVSMVNHVINYLPDLHLYLDSTSDSTPYGMLPFSISDKPTLLTTGYKDGTRTPATPVGSNSQIMKSQLIIHSDGSVTDNFSISATGLFAVSNRERFRRLNKDQQTDLVKNIYKSSGYSANGTINLYDTETLANHYHYLVQMNLDQFVQRPGSGAFNIYPLFISAAPIQDFLRSAIAYEDNIPTACVSGYSEETYSYQFPKDMKILAIPDNINITNNALSYHASYRLQGNTLIVKRSLDDQTPDNVCTAEKSNAEKKLAIQAWQNMKAQVLYK; encoded by the coding sequence TTGAAAGCACGCTTGCTCAGCCTCATCATTTTACTATCAACAGCAGTACACGCCTACGCCGATGATGCCCCGGATATACAGACACGCTACACACATGATTATGTAGACTACCAGCTCAATGCAGATGGCTCTCATATAGAAACCCATGATTGGGCAATGAAAATATTAAAAGAAAACGCAGTCGCTGATGCCAAAAGCACATCCATTACTTATAGCACCAGCATTCAGAAAACCGATGTCATATCGGCATACACCATCAAGGCCGACGGGCGTCGTATCGATGCACCAAAATCCAATTATCAACTCGAGACCAATAGCGGTAAAGATCATGACGCACCAGTTTTTTCCGACTTGGCAACACTCACAGTCGTTTTCCCAGATGTTGCTACGGGTGACACAGTCGGTCTGGTATACAAAATTACGCAAACCGAGGCCATGTTTCCTGGGCAATTCTCAGAAATGGCGTATTACCCCAAAAATATCGCTTACGATGATATTCGCATACGACTGGACTACCCTACCTCATTAAATTTGAATTACGAAGCACGACAAATGCAAACTGTGGAAAACAGTGAAGCCGCTGGACGCAAAACGCTAGTGTGGACATACCAGAACAAGTCACCCATCTTAAGCAAACGACGCGACTATTCAGTCTATGACGTCGAGCAAGATCCCGGATACAGCATTTCTACCTTTAAAACCTATGCTGAGATTGCCCATGCTTATGGCATTAGAGCATTACCTAAAGCGGCAGTTACTGAACGTATACAAAAACTAGCAGATGAACTGACCAAAAACCAGAAAACGCCTTCCGATCAAGCTCGCACCTTGTATGAGTGGGTCGCAACTCACATTAGTTATGCAGGTAATTGTATTGGGGTAGGTGCTGTCGTTCCGCATGATACGGGTTTTATACTCGACAATCGTATGGGCGACTGTAAAGACCACGCCACACTGCTGCAGGCGCTATTGGCTGCCAAAGGCATTGCCAGCACCCAGGCATTGATCAACTCAGGATCTACCTACAATCTACCAAAAATCCCCGTGGTATCCATGGTTAATCATGTAATTAACTACTTACCTGACCTCCATCTTTATTTGGATTCAACTTCGGATTCCACGCCTTATGGAATGCTGCCATTTAGTATAAGTGACAAGCCCACCTTGCTGACCACAGGGTATAAGGATGGCACGCGTACACCAGCCACACCGGTAGGTAGCAACAGCCAAATCATGAAAAGCCAGCTCATTATTCATTCCGATGGTAGCGTAACTGACAATTTCAGCATATCGGCAACGGGATTGTTTGCAGTCAGCAATAGAGAACGTTTCCGCCGTTTAAACAAGGATCAACAAACTGATTTGGTCAAAAACATATACAAAAGCAGTGGCTATAGTGCAAATGGTACTATCAACCTTTACGATACCGAAACATTAGCCAATCATTACCATTACCTGGTACAGATGAACTTAGATCAATTCGTACAGCGCCCGGGTAGCGGTGCATTTAATATATATCCACTCTTTATTAGCGCCGCACCTATACAGGATTTTTTACGTTCCGCCATTGCATACGAAGACAACATTCCCACAGCATGTGTGAGTGGATATAGCGAAGAAACCTATAGCTACCAATTTCCCAAGGACATGAAAATACTTGCGATACCAGACAATATCAATATCACCAACAATGCACTCAGCTACCATGCCAGTTATCGATTGCAAGGCAATACGCTTATTGTCAAACGTAGCTTAGATGACCAAACTCCTGACAATGTATGCACAGCAGAAAAGTCTAATGCGGAGAAGAAACTCGCCATCCAGGCTTGGCAAAACATGAAGGCTCAAGTGTTATACAAATAA
- a CDS encoding prohibitin family protein, with amino-acid sequence MNKLSAYGVVIIMACIAILIFVLDIFVQVGAGERGVLMTWGAVQPGVLNPGLHIKMPIAQRVVKLNVQVQNSQAAETSASLDLQDVTTTVATNWHILPADAEWVYQNVGNEDALIAKIIKPTISNSVKAVTALYNAEDLIIHRDKVRGQIEDQIMSSLKQYRIVVDSANIIDFKFSPQFAQAIEQKQVAQQHAQQAQYDLQKAQVVAEQRVVEAEAQSKAQKLLQSTITPEIIQQQAVAKWNGVLPQVVGGNGVIPMIGSISTMSSGNK; translated from the coding sequence ATGAATAAATTAAGTGCTTATGGCGTAGTCATAATCATGGCTTGTATAGCCATACTAATTTTTGTTTTAGATATATTTGTACAGGTTGGTGCAGGTGAACGAGGTGTACTCATGACCTGGGGTGCTGTACAACCGGGCGTACTTAATCCCGGGCTGCATATTAAGATGCCGATAGCGCAACGAGTTGTTAAACTAAATGTGCAAGTTCAGAATTCACAAGCCGCAGAGACATCAGCCAGTCTGGATTTACAAGATGTAACAACGACCGTCGCTACGAACTGGCATATCTTACCCGCTGATGCAGAGTGGGTTTACCAGAATGTAGGTAATGAAGATGCATTAATTGCCAAAATTATCAAACCAACCATCAGCAATTCCGTTAAAGCCGTTACCGCTTTGTACAATGCTGAAGATTTAATTATTCACCGAGATAAAGTTCGTGGTCAGATCGAAGATCAAATTATGAGCTCGTTGAAGCAGTATAGAATCGTAGTGGACTCTGCAAATATTATCGATTTCAAATTTAGTCCACAATTCGCGCAAGCAATTGAGCAGAAACAAGTTGCACAGCAACATGCCCAACAGGCGCAATATGATTTACAAAAAGCACAAGTTGTTGCTGAACAGCGGGTAGTTGAAGCCGAGGCGCAATCCAAGGCACAAAAACTACTACAATCGACCATTACTCCCGAGATTATTCAACAGCAGGCGGTCGCTAAATGGAACGGTGTTTTACCACAAGTGGTGGGTGGCAATGGCGTCATTCCAATGATAGGTTCAATAAGCACCATGTCCTCGGGTAACAAGTAG
- a CDS encoding SEL1-like repeat protein, translating into MCSKKYYLVFLLTIAVFSTSLAADLTDISLTVQQAALGNKLALQQLQLSASQGMPSAQFALGLLYEQGRGLPQNDSNAISWYQRAADQGDAQAQTNLGYMHANGKGVPQSYASALRWYEKAAEQGNVQALYTLGYFYETGKGVPVSNSSAVQYYRAAAEQGYANAQYKLGTMYGAGKGLAQDDDAAQMWMLRSANQGLAVAQFTLGLMYVNGQGVTQNYDTAAQWFRQAANQGYAQAQENLGYMYANGTLGKPDYPTAISWLKKAAEQGNAQAQTNLGYMYANAQGVPQDFTIASQLYEKAATQGNAIAQYNLGTLYTYGQGVTQDYAIARAWLEKSAQLGNSDAQASLGYMAYYGQGGAQDYPLALRCFQQAADRGDMLAQYQLAYMYDHAQGVATDYEFAERYYQLSAKQGYAPAQYSLGLMYAQGHGVKLNYLEAIRYYQQAAKQGHAMAQYQLGNIYALGMGIPEDIHLGLDYYVKSADQGNMPAFMSLAGLYEQGEQIPQNIVIAYALYNAAAMIEAAPAHQAADSREKLGKQLTAAQVTEAKTLTRNMLNNNVGLAKVLQLGN; encoded by the coding sequence ATGTGCTCAAAAAAATATTACTTAGTTTTTTTGCTTACTATCGCCGTATTCAGCACTAGCCTGGCCGCTGACTTAACCGATATTTCATTGACGGTACAGCAAGCTGCATTGGGTAATAAGTTAGCATTACAACAGTTGCAACTATCAGCTAGTCAAGGGATGCCTTCTGCTCAATTCGCACTAGGTTTGTTGTATGAACAAGGTCGAGGATTGCCGCAAAATGATAGCAATGCCATTTCGTGGTATCAACGGGCCGCGGATCAAGGCGATGCACAAGCGCAAACCAATCTGGGATACATGCATGCCAATGGTAAAGGCGTACCGCAGAGTTATGCCTCGGCGTTGCGCTGGTACGAAAAAGCGGCTGAGCAAGGGAATGTGCAGGCGTTATATACCTTGGGTTATTTTTATGAAACAGGTAAAGGTGTGCCTGTCAGTAATAGCAGCGCAGTTCAGTATTACCGTGCCGCTGCTGAGCAAGGTTATGCTAACGCACAATATAAACTGGGCACTATGTATGGTGCTGGTAAGGGATTGGCGCAGGATGATGATGCGGCACAGATGTGGATGTTGCGATCCGCTAATCAGGGTCTGGCTGTCGCCCAATTTACCTTGGGCTTGATGTACGTCAATGGACAAGGCGTCACTCAAAATTATGATACAGCCGCGCAATGGTTCCGGCAGGCCGCTAATCAGGGGTACGCACAGGCACAGGAAAACTTGGGTTACATGTATGCTAATGGAACATTGGGCAAACCTGACTACCCTACGGCGATCAGTTGGCTAAAAAAGGCAGCTGAACAAGGTAATGCACAAGCGCAGACTAATCTTGGTTATATGTATGCCAATGCGCAAGGCGTCCCACAAGATTTCACCATTGCATCTCAACTATATGAAAAAGCGGCAACGCAGGGTAATGCCATTGCACAATACAATCTTGGCACACTTTATACGTATGGACAGGGCGTTACGCAGGATTATGCTATTGCACGTGCATGGCTGGAAAAGTCCGCCCAGCTTGGTAATAGCGATGCGCAGGCCAGCTTGGGGTACATGGCATATTATGGTCAGGGTGGCGCACAAGATTATCCGCTGGCGTTGCGTTGTTTCCAGCAGGCTGCTGACCGCGGCGACATGCTCGCACAATATCAGCTGGCTTATATGTACGACCACGCCCAAGGCGTCGCGACAGACTATGAATTTGCTGAACGTTACTATCAACTGTCTGCCAAGCAGGGCTATGCGCCCGCGCAATACAGTTTGGGTTTAATGTATGCTCAAGGGCATGGTGTCAAACTTAACTATCTGGAAGCGATACGCTATTACCAGCAAGCCGCTAAGCAAGGTCATGCAATGGCGCAATATCAATTAGGTAATATTTATGCTCTTGGCATGGGTATCCCGGAAGATATTCACCTCGGATTAGATTATTACGTCAAATCGGCAGATCAGGGCAATATGCCTGCCTTCATGAGTCTGGCCGGCTTATATGAACAAGGCGAGCAAATTCCACAAAATATAGTAATAGCTTATGCACTATACAATGCAGCAGCCATGATCGAGGCGGCACCCGCACATCAGGCTGCGGATAGTCGAGAAAAACTGGGTAAGCAACTTACCGCCGCACAGGTGACTGAAGCCAAAACCCTGACACGTAACATGCTTAATAACAATGTTGGCCTGGCAAAGGTGTTGCAGTTGGGAAACTGA
- a CDS encoding secretin N-terminal domain-containing protein encodes MKLLLLVLLISVSLAHADEIEVLQLQNRSINEVLPVLQPLLEPGGTLTGMDDQLILRASAKNRAQIKAVLARIDQAPRQLVIYVRQHMDQQQQNRGINVNGRVGVGGVSVTVPNHQRPSARLSDGGVNLDVQNSQHNSQEAADQMVRVIDGGAAYINAGVSVPMVMQSIQYGVNGAIVSTATVYQDLGSGFYATPRLTGERVTLDISPQQTSVQAGQYGNRNVQRLTTTVQTRLGEWVQIGGTDSNNTQSTGQLLGTGSESQQSQRGVWLKVEVAD; translated from the coding sequence ATGAAATTATTATTGCTGGTTTTGCTGATAAGCGTGAGTCTGGCGCATGCCGATGAAATCGAAGTGCTGCAATTGCAGAACCGCAGTATCAACGAAGTGTTGCCGGTATTGCAGCCCTTGCTGGAGCCGGGTGGCACGTTGACGGGTATGGACGATCAGCTGATCTTGCGTGCATCGGCTAAAAATCGTGCGCAAATTAAAGCAGTATTGGCGCGTATCGATCAGGCGCCACGCCAATTGGTGATTTATGTGCGCCAGCATATGGATCAGCAGCAGCAAAATCGTGGCATCAATGTTAATGGGCGGGTCGGCGTGGGTGGTGTTAGCGTCACCGTACCCAACCACCAACGCCCAAGCGCACGGTTAAGTGATGGTGGCGTCAATCTGGATGTGCAAAACAGTCAGCACAATAGCCAAGAAGCTGCAGACCAGATGGTGCGTGTCATCGATGGTGGGGCGGCATATATTAATGCGGGCGTGTCAGTGCCTATGGTGATGCAAAGTATTCAGTATGGCGTGAATGGCGCCATCGTTTCTACTGCCACCGTTTATCAAGACCTGGGCTCAGGCTTCTATGCCACGCCACGCTTAACCGGCGAGCGTGTCACCTTGGACATCAGTCCGCAACAAACCAGTGTGCAGGCTGGGCAATATGGTAACCGCAACGTCCAGCGCCTCACTACCACCGTACAAACCAGACTGGGCGAGTGGGTACAAATCGGCGGTACTGACAGTAATAATACCCAGTCAACTGGCCAATTATTAGGTACTGGCAGCGAGTCACAGCAAAGTCAGCGCGGAGTATGGTTGAAGGTGGAAGTGGCAGATTGA
- a CDS encoding nucleoside recognition domain-containing protein, with product MLNLIWAGFFLVAFVFASVNWLIYGQADSYALIMQAVFTAAKNAVEISLGLIGIMALWLGIMRVGEKAGFLQSLTWLMTPLFRRLFPDVPAHHPALGAITMNMAANMLGLDNAATPMGIKAMQELQTLNPDKKTASDAQILFLVINASSVTLLPVTIFTYRAQAGAHDPTDVFIPILIATYCSTMAGLLATAFFQRINLWDKVVLAYLGAISALVFGLVAYFAQLPTTEMLRQSSLISNLLLFSLIISFIAGAAFKRVNAYEAFVEGAKDGFHTAVTIIPYLVAMLVAIAVFRASGALELVMQGLRHTVLWLGWDARFVDALPTALMKPLSGSGSRAMMIDTMHTFGADSFAGRLASVIQGSTETTFYVVAVYFGAVGIQRVRHAVACGLIADLGGLIAAIAITYLFFGALS from the coding sequence ATGCTCAATCTGATTTGGGCAGGATTTTTTTTAGTTGCGTTTGTTTTTGCCAGTGTCAATTGGTTAATCTATGGTCAAGCTGACAGCTACGCCCTTATCATGCAGGCGGTGTTTACTGCCGCAAAGAATGCAGTCGAAATTTCGCTAGGCTTAATCGGCATCATGGCGCTATGGTTAGGCATCATGCGCGTAGGCGAAAAGGCCGGATTTTTACAAAGCCTGACCTGGCTGATGACGCCGCTTTTCCGCCGCCTGTTTCCAGATGTCCCTGCCCACCATCCTGCGCTAGGCGCGATCACCATGAATATGGCAGCCAATATGCTGGGGCTGGACAACGCCGCTACACCCATGGGAATTAAAGCCATGCAGGAACTGCAAACACTGAATCCTGACAAAAAAACCGCTTCCGATGCACAGATACTATTTCTGGTCATCAACGCCTCATCAGTCACTCTGCTCCCCGTCACCATTTTCACCTACCGTGCGCAAGCAGGTGCGCATGACCCGACCGATGTGTTCATCCCCATCCTCATCGCTACCTATTGCTCAACCATGGCTGGGTTATTGGCAACCGCTTTTTTCCAGCGTATTAACTTATGGGATAAAGTCGTACTGGCTTATTTAGGTGCAATTAGTGCACTGGTGTTCGGACTGGTTGCTTATTTTGCCCAGTTACCAACAACAGAAATGCTACGACAATCCAGCCTGATCAGTAATCTGCTGTTATTCAGTTTAATCATCAGCTTCATCGCAGGTGCAGCATTTAAACGTGTCAATGCCTACGAGGCTTTTGTCGAAGGCGCGAAAGACGGTTTTCATACTGCTGTCACCATCATCCCTTACCTTGTCGCCATGCTGGTTGCGATTGCCGTGTTTCGTGCCAGTGGCGCATTGGAGTTAGTCATGCAAGGCTTACGCCACACCGTTCTCTGGCTGGGCTGGGATGCGCGCTTTGTCGATGCACTGCCGACCGCATTAATGAAGCCATTATCAGGCAGCGGCTCACGCGCAATGATGATAGATACCATGCATACCTTCGGTGCCGACTCTTTTGCAGGCAGACTGGCGTCCGTCATCCAGGGCAGCACAGAAACCACGTTCTATGTAGTCGCAGTTTATTTTGGCGCTGTCGGCATACAGCGCGTGCGTCATGCCGTCGCTTGTGGTCTAATCGCTGACTTAGGCGGATTAATTGCCGCAATTGCTATTACCTATTTATTTTTTGGTGCACTAAGCTAA
- the ppx gene encoding exopolyphosphatase has protein sequence MNEYTTLAAVDLGSNSFKLQVARVVDDQIYPLDVLKEPVRLTAGIGADKLLDDASQARGLACLARFSERLRDLPQGAVRCVGTSALRVAENTDAFLQQAEAILGYPIEIIAGREEARLVYIGVAHSLPAADHPRMIIDIGGGSTECVIGVGMNPQLMESLHLGCVNFTQRFFIDGKISKKNMDLAILTARTEAQTIAANYTGKWHEAVGSSGTARVISDVLVQNGWAEQGISSEGLAKLCEHMIMVGDLAKIELAGMKSDRKPVFAGGVAVMAGIFAEFGITQMTIADGALREGVLYDLLGRFHHKDMRAATVTQFMRRYHVDSKQARRVSDFATQLFNQIAPQLTDAEALKPYLIWAAQLHEIGISIAHAGYHKHGAYILANADMPGFSQKDQARIALLVRAQRGGMDKLTPSLPDTLKPLVLILRLAILCYRSRANLSLSELALKLNDNSAQLTLTHNWLNSNPLTAAALTDESRSWKQIGYKFTINAI, from the coding sequence ATGAATGAATATACCACCCTCGCTGCCGTAGATCTTGGTTCCAACAGTTTCAAACTCCAGGTTGCACGCGTTGTTGATGACCAAATTTACCCGCTGGACGTACTCAAAGAACCTGTACGTCTGACTGCAGGCATAGGCGCAGACAAGTTACTGGACGACGCCTCACAGGCTCGTGGCTTGGCCTGTCTGGCTCGATTTAGCGAAAGATTACGCGACTTACCGCAAGGCGCAGTTCGTTGTGTGGGCACCAGCGCCTTACGTGTCGCCGAAAACACTGATGCATTTCTGCAACAGGCAGAAGCTATCCTTGGCTATCCAATAGAAATTATTGCCGGCCGTGAAGAAGCACGTCTGGTCTATATCGGTGTAGCACATAGCCTGCCTGCTGCCGATCATCCACGCATGATTATTGATATTGGTGGCGGCTCGACTGAATGCGTCATTGGCGTAGGCATGAATCCGCAGTTGATGGAAAGCCTGCATCTCGGCTGCGTCAACTTTACCCAGCGTTTTTTCATAGACGGCAAAATCAGCAAAAAAAACATGGATCTTGCCATCCTCACTGCTCGCACCGAAGCCCAGACCATAGCCGCAAATTACACAGGGAAATGGCATGAAGCCGTTGGCTCCAGTGGCACGGCACGGGTCATCAGTGATGTATTAGTTCAAAATGGCTGGGCAGAACAAGGGATTAGCAGCGAGGGCTTGGCTAAACTTTGTGAGCACATGATCATGGTCGGCGACCTTGCCAAAATTGAACTCGCGGGGATGAAGTCCGATCGCAAACCAGTTTTTGCAGGTGGCGTTGCGGTCATGGCGGGCATATTCGCCGAATTCGGCATTACCCAAATGACCATCGCAGATGGTGCATTGCGTGAAGGCGTACTATACGATTTGCTGGGACGATTCCACCATAAAGACATGCGCGCGGCGACCGTCACCCAATTCATGCGCCGCTATCATGTTGATAGCAAACAGGCACGGCGTGTGAGTGACTTTGCCACCCAGCTATTTAATCAGATTGCGCCCCAGCTCACTGATGCCGAAGCACTGAAACCTTATCTGATCTGGGCGGCACAACTGCATGAAATCGGCATTTCCATAGCCCATGCCGGCTATCATAAACATGGTGCTTATATACTCGCCAACGCCGACATGCCAGGATTTTCGCAAAAGGATCAGGCACGTATTGCGCTGCTGGTACGTGCTCAACGTGGCGGAATGGATAAACTGACACCCAGCCTGCCTGATACACTCAAACCACTAGTACTAATTTTACGTTTGGCTATTTTGTGTTACCGCAGTCGTGCCAATCTGAGTTTGAGTGAACTGGCACTAAAGCTCAACGACAATAGCGCACAACTCACGCTTACCCACAACTGGCTTAACAGCAATCCACTGACTGCAGCCGCACTCACCGATGAAAGTCGAAGCTGGAAACAAATAGGCTATAAATTCACTATCAACGCTATCTAA